The Magnetococcus marinus MC-1 genome contains the following window.
GATGCACCCCATTCCTGGTGGCGCGACGGCGCGTCCCTTTGTGACCCACCACAATGCCTTGGATACCGATCTCTATCTGCGCATTGCCCCTGAGCTCTACCTTAAACGGCTGATTGTGGGTGGCTTTGAGCGGGTGTTCGAGATTAACCGTAACTTCCGGAATGAGGGGCTTTCGCCCCGGCATAACCCAGAATTTACCATGATGGAGTTTTACCAAGCCTATACCGACTATCGGGAGTTGATGGATTTTACCGAGGCGCTGGTGCAGGATGTGGTGAAAGATGTCAATGAGGGTGAATTGACGGTGGCGTATCAGGGGCAAGAGCTGGATTTTAGCGGCCCATGGGCGCGGCTAACCCCGGCTGAGGCGATTGTGCGTTATATGGAGGCCGACGCCGCACGCATCACAGAGCGTGGTTATCTGGAGAGTCTGGCCGAATCGCTGGGCATTAAAGCCGAAACCAGTTGGGATGATGGCATGCTGCTGCTCACCATCTTTGAAGAGGGGGTGGAGCATAAGTTGATGGCTCCTACCTTTATTATAGACTACCCCATTTCGGTCTCGCCGCTCTCCCGCCGCAGTGATGACAATCCTGACATTGCGGAGCGGTTTGAGCTCTTTATTGCGGGTCGTGAAATCGCCAACGCCTTTTCCGAGCTCAATGACCCCGCCGATCAAGCCAGCCGCTTTCAAAAGCAGGTAGAGGCCAAAGATGCAGGTAATGAGGAGGCGATGCACTTTGACGCCGACTATATCCGCGCCTTGGAGTATGGCATGCCCCCCACCGGTGGTGAGGGCATCGGCATCGACCGTTTGGTGATGCTGTTAACCGATGCGGCCAATATTCGTGAAGTATTACTCTTCCCGCAGATGAAGCGGGAGGGGTGAGCCTAACTCCTGGGAGCAGCCATGTTCAGCAGCTTTGAGTGGCGGGTGGGGCTGCGCTATCTGCGGGCCAAACGCAGCCAGCGTTTTATTAGTGCCATTACCGCCCTATCGGTGGCGGGTATTGCCTTGGGGGTGGCGGCGCTGATTGTGGTGTTGGCCGTCATGACCGGCTTTCAGGGAGAGCTGCAACGGCAGATCCTGGGCGTGGTGAGCCATGTGGTGGTGCAGTCCTACGGCGGCAGCATGGAGGATGTCGAGGGCGTGCTGCGCAAGGTGCAGAGCCGTCCCAATGTAACCGGGGCGGCCCCTTTTGTGTTGGCCAACGCCCTTATTTACAA
Protein-coding sequences here:
- the lysS gene encoding lysine--tRNA ligase yields the protein METNTMSQQEENQQIAARKVKLEALREAGVNPYPSGFKPDIDLASVSRANGNEMDPATLERVSVKVAGRIMLLRNFGKLTFATLQDESGRLQISAQRDVVGAELYSTVFRKIEVGDILGVEGHLFRTKVGELTVQVERFELLSKAVRPLPEKFHGLEDVETRYRQRYVDLIVNTEVREIFKTRSRVISRIRQFMEHRGFLEVETPMMHPIPGGATARPFVTHHNALDTDLYLRIAPELYLKRLIVGGFERVFEINRNFRNEGLSPRHNPEFTMMEFYQAYTDYRELMDFTEALVQDVVKDVNEGELTVAYQGQELDFSGPWARLTPAEAIVRYMEADAARITERGYLESLAESLGIKAETSWDDGMLLLTIFEEGVEHKLMAPTFIIDYPISVSPLSRRSDDNPDIAERFELFIAGREIANAFSELNDPADQASRFQKQVEAKDAGNEEAMHFDADYIRALEYGMPPTGGEGIGIDRLVMLLTDAANIREVLLFPQMKREG